A DNA window from Ostrea edulis chromosome 5, xbOstEdul1.1, whole genome shotgun sequence contains the following coding sequences:
- the LOC125650395 gene encoding splicing regulator SDE2-like isoform X1, translating to MDITKIISDISESDINDFYITCNGKIVHRQDEIEEGRIYRIVPRVLGGKGGFGSMLRAIGAQIDKTNNREACRDLSGRRMRDVNNEKQLKDWVAKKAEKEKEREEKRKERMERRRALPNHKFDDPVYDKQRAVVAENLEDALQIGLQRAQTKQKASCTITSEEEAGPSGSGLKRKGDDKGGPCPKVKKHNEWLGIDIENLSDEDSDSNSDSEDQSEAACGSTDSEQAEKVNPEHKCTSDSDTGEEVTSVNSKETLQNPPETYTQTSSEKPEQDITDCQTDSSTSEPATEQSKKTEVYSAILADCQTDNSTSEPATEQSKKTEDDKPFDFDDYSSSTDLETLGLEKLKALLVERGMKCGGTLQQRAERLFSIKGLDPKNIDPTLLAKPYNGKGKGKK from the exons ATGGACATTACAAAGATTATTTCTGATATTTCAGAGTCAGATATT AATGACTTTTACATCACATGTAATGGAAAAATTGTTCATAGACAAGATGAGATTGAAGAGGGCAGAATTTATCGGATTGTACCCAGGGTGCTGGGTGGCAAAGGAG GGTTTGGTTCGATGTTACGAGCCATTGGAGCACAGATTgataaaacaaacaacagaGAAGCCTGTCGAGATTTGAGTGGACGACGAATGAGAGACGTCAACAATGAAAAGCA ACTAAAAGATTGGGTTGCCAAAAAGGCGGAGAAAGAAAAAGAGCGAGAGGAAAAACGGAAGGAAAGAATGGAGAGAAGGCGAGCCCTGCCCAACCACAAGTTTGATGACCCAGTATATGATAAACAGAGAGCAGTTGTGGCAGAAAACCTAGAGGATGCTCTACAGATCG GATTACAGCGAGCCCAAACTAAACAGAAAGCGTCATGTACGATAACCTCAGAAGAGGAGGCAGGACCATCTGGAAGTGGACTCAAGCGAAAGGGGGATGACAAAGGAGGGCCTTGTCccaaagtcaagaaacacaatgAATG GTTAGGGATTGACATTGAGAATTTAAGTGATGAAGATAGTGACTCCAATAGTGATTCAGAAGACCAGAGTGAGGCAGCATGTGGTTCCACAGATTCTGAACAGGCAGAAAAAGTTAACCCTGAACATAAATGTACATCAGACAGCGACACCGGTGAAGAAGTGACATCAGTGAATAGCAAGGAGACTCTGCAAAATCCACCTGAAACATACACTCAGACAAGCTCAGAGAAACCTGAACAGGATATCACAGACTGTCAGACTGACAGTAGTACTTCAGAACCAGCTACAGAGCAATCAAAGAAAACAGAGGTATACTCAGCAATACTCGCAGACTGTCAGACTGACAATAGTACTTCAGAACCAGCTACAGAGCAATCAAAGAAAACAGAG GATGATAAGCCTTTTGACTTTGATGACTACAGCAGTTCAACTGATTTGGAGACATTAGGGCTGGAGAAACTGAAGGCACTCCTGGTGGAGAGAGGGATGAAATGTGGAGGAACCCTACAGCAGCGGGCAGAGAGGCTGTTCTCAATTAAAGGCCTAGACCCCAAAAACATTGATCCCACACTGTTGGCTAAGCCATATAATGGGAAGGGAAAGGGAAAGAAATAA
- the LOC125650395 gene encoding splicing regulator SDE2-like isoform X2: protein MDITKIISDISESDINDFYITCNGKIVHRQDEIEEGRIYRIVPRVLGGKGGFGSMLRAIGAQIDKTNNREACRDLSGRRMRDVNNEKQLKDWVAKKAEKEKEREEKRKERMERRRALPNHKFDDPVYDKQRAVVAENLEDALQIGLQRAQTKQKASCTITSEEEAGPSGSGLKRKGDDKGGPCPKVKKHNEWLGIDIENLSDEDSDSNSDSEDQSEAACGSTDSEQAEKVNPEHKCTSDSDTGEEVTSVNSKETLQNPPETYTQTSSEKPEQDITDCQTDSSTSEPATEQSKKTEDDKPFDFDDYSSSTDLETLGLEKLKALLVERGMKCGGTLQQRAERLFSIKGLDPKNIDPTLLAKPYNGKGKGKK from the exons ATGGACATTACAAAGATTATTTCTGATATTTCAGAGTCAGATATT AATGACTTTTACATCACATGTAATGGAAAAATTGTTCATAGACAAGATGAGATTGAAGAGGGCAGAATTTATCGGATTGTACCCAGGGTGCTGGGTGGCAAAGGAG GGTTTGGTTCGATGTTACGAGCCATTGGAGCACAGATTgataaaacaaacaacagaGAAGCCTGTCGAGATTTGAGTGGACGACGAATGAGAGACGTCAACAATGAAAAGCA ACTAAAAGATTGGGTTGCCAAAAAGGCGGAGAAAGAAAAAGAGCGAGAGGAAAAACGGAAGGAAAGAATGGAGAGAAGGCGAGCCCTGCCCAACCACAAGTTTGATGACCCAGTATATGATAAACAGAGAGCAGTTGTGGCAGAAAACCTAGAGGATGCTCTACAGATCG GATTACAGCGAGCCCAAACTAAACAGAAAGCGTCATGTACGATAACCTCAGAAGAGGAGGCAGGACCATCTGGAAGTGGACTCAAGCGAAAGGGGGATGACAAAGGAGGGCCTTGTCccaaagtcaagaaacacaatgAATG GTTAGGGATTGACATTGAGAATTTAAGTGATGAAGATAGTGACTCCAATAGTGATTCAGAAGACCAGAGTGAGGCAGCATGTGGTTCCACAGATTCTGAACAGGCAGAAAAAGTTAACCCTGAACATAAATGTACATCAGACAGCGACACCGGTGAAGAAGTGACATCAGTGAATAGCAAGGAGACTCTGCAAAATCCACCTGAAACATACACTCAGACAAGCTCAGAGAAACCTGAACAGGATATCACAGACTGTCAGACTGACAGTAGTACTTCAGAACCAGCTACAGAGCAATCAAAGAAAACAGAG GATGATAAGCCTTTTGACTTTGATGACTACAGCAGTTCAACTGATTTGGAGACATTAGGGCTGGAGAAACTGAAGGCACTCCTGGTGGAGAGAGGGATGAAATGTGGAGGAACCCTACAGCAGCGGGCAGAGAGGCTGTTCTCAATTAAAGGCCTAGACCCCAAAAACATTGATCCCACACTGTTGGCTAAGCCATATAATGGGAAGGGAAAGGGAAAGAAATAA
- the LOC125650396 gene encoding disks large homolog 1-like isoform X1, translating into MLPEKQDIYLRHTKECESRPLRCKIETTTFTDSSMAEAPPDDIVEIVLERGNHGLGFNIRGGVDIPYVQEDSGIFVTKIREDGAAFLDGRLKEGDKILEINGHTLKRVTHNEAVQHFVNAGEVVTLKVQPGAEEAIQQQKENEENEQGSRNSTSSSRRKPSNAFSTNTLVYISLGAVAAAAAVGFFYFKMRR; encoded by the exons ATGCTTCCGGAAAAACAAGATATTTACCTCCGTCACACGAAAGAGTGCGAAAGCCGACCTTTGAGGTGCAAAATCGAAACTACAACATTTACCGATTCGTCCATGGCTGAGGCACCACCTGACGATATTGTAGAAATTGTTTTGGAGAGAGGAAATCATG GCCTTGGTTTTAACATCAGGGGAGGTGTAGATATTCCATATGTGCAGGAAGATTCAGGAATTTTTGTCACCAAAATCAGAGAGGATGGAGCAGCTTTCTTAGATGGTCGTTTAAAAGAAGGAGATAAAATTCTTGAA atTAATGGACATACATTAAAGAGAGTTACCCATAACGAGGCAGTACAACACTTTGTCAATGCAGGGGAAGTTGTTACACTAAAAGTTCAACCAGGAGCAGAAGAGGCAATACAG CAGCAAAAGGAGAATGAAGAAAATGAGCAGGGCTCCAGAAATTCCACTTCATCATCACGACGGAAGCCCTCCAATGCGTTCTCCACTAACACACTGGTATACATTAGTCTAGGTGCAGTCGCGGCAGCAGCTGCTGTTGGATTTTTTTACTTCAAAATGAGGCGATGA
- the LOC125650396 gene encoding disks large homolog 1-like isoform X2 yields the protein MLPEKQDIYLRHTKECESRPLRCKIETTTFTDSSMAEAPPDDIVEIVLERGNHGLGFNIRGGVDIPYVQEDSGIFVTKIREDGAAFLDGRLKEGDKILEINGHTLKRVTHNEAVQHFVNAGEVVTLKVQPGAEEAIQQKENEENEQGSRNSTSSSRRKPSNAFSTNTLVYISLGAVAAAAAVGFFYFKMRR from the exons ATGCTTCCGGAAAAACAAGATATTTACCTCCGTCACACGAAAGAGTGCGAAAGCCGACCTTTGAGGTGCAAAATCGAAACTACAACATTTACCGATTCGTCCATGGCTGAGGCACCACCTGACGATATTGTAGAAATTGTTTTGGAGAGAGGAAATCATG GCCTTGGTTTTAACATCAGGGGAGGTGTAGATATTCCATATGTGCAGGAAGATTCAGGAATTTTTGTCACCAAAATCAGAGAGGATGGAGCAGCTTTCTTAGATGGTCGTTTAAAAGAAGGAGATAAAATTCTTGAA atTAATGGACATACATTAAAGAGAGTTACCCATAACGAGGCAGTACAACACTTTGTCAATGCAGGGGAAGTTGTTACACTAAAAGTTCAACCAGGAGCAGAAGAGGCAATACAG CAAAAGGAGAATGAAGAAAATGAGCAGGGCTCCAGAAATTCCACTTCATCATCACGACGGAAGCCCTCCAATGCGTTCTCCACTAACACACTGGTATACATTAGTCTAGGTGCAGTCGCGGCAGCAGCTGCTGTTGGATTTTTTTACTTCAAAATGAGGCGATGA